Proteins from one Mus caroli chromosome 3, CAROLI_EIJ_v1.1, whole genome shotgun sequence genomic window:
- the LOC110292022 gene encoding protein S100-A15A, producing MPDTPVEDSLFQIIHCFHHYAAREGDKETLSLEELKALLLDSVPRFMDTLGRRQPYYITELFRVADKNKDNQICFDEFLYILGKLVKDYHLQFHRQLCAHYCTEHSLY from the exons ATGCCAGACACACCAGTGGAGGACTCCCTCTTCCAAATCATACACTGCTTCCATCACTATGCTGCCCGGGAAGGGGACAAGGAGACCTTGTCCCTGGAGGAGTTGAAAGCTCTGCTCTTGGATAGTGTGCCTCGCTTCATGGACACCTTG GGCCGCAGGCAGCCATACTACATCACAGAGCTGTTCCGGGTGGCTGACAAAAACAAGGACAACCAGATCTGCTTTGATGAGTTCCTGTACATCTTGGGCAAGCTGGTGAAGGACTATCATCTCCAGTTCCACCGGCAGTTGTGTGCACACTACTGTACTGAGCACAGCCTCTACTAG